GCCAAATGCATTCAAAAGAACCACATTACATTTCACCAAAAtctaaattttttaaataagaagTCTTACCAGGAAAATGAGGTATGCTGTCACCATCTAGTTTGTATGCAACACCAACTTTGATTTCTGGAAATACATCCAAGATGTCCAATTTGGTAAGTGCCAATCTATAAAGAAACATTACTCTGGTTAAACAAGTTCAAAAACCCTTGAATCTTATCACAttgttaaaaaaatcaaacaaaattgACTCCTGCaactacttttatttctttaagaaAATATCTCATATGGGACTAATCTGTTAGCTGGTCTGACTTAAAAAAGCcaccccaaaccaaaaacaaTCTCTGAAACAAGACAACGGCAACAAAAAAGGATAAACACAGTTTTTCTTGCATCCTTCAATCTAGTACTACATGAAGATgcccaaaaaaaaatcaaagaacagGCCTTCTCCAATTGAATGCATTTGTCTATGGCTTTAAGTGTTACAATTTTAATTGGTGAGGGTGCTGCCAAGATACCAAACCATCTAAGGTATAGCCATTTAAGATGACCATTTCATTGCATAATGCCTGTTGGtgtctgctcctgtcctctccAAATGTTCCTGTCCTACAGTgaagacaaaaaataatttaacacTGTCTCTACAAATACCTGGCTACAacttatttaaaacaaaacccacaaagaacaagaaaaacagaagtatttaaataaaatatgtatttacacTATTTGATCTGCTAGAAATTTTATACCAGTTTGTTTCAGGCACCCATCTTTCATTTTGATTAACATCCCAAAGACATATCTGTATTTTTAATACTTACACATACTACTAGAGATACTAATGGTTTCCCATCTATGTTATTTTGAAGACAAACTAACAGAAGAACTCTCCATAaagaaaggacagaaaaatCTACATCTATAAAAATATCAAACGTAAAAATACTTCATGATAGGAAAAACGAGGAACAGCTAATTTATCAAAATATCAAAACAATCAACACAGCAATATTAACAGTGCAAATGTTACTAACTAGTATATGCACAATTTACAGTAATCTACAGCATTTCATGATTTTTTCTGTCAAGCTGCCAACAAAGTCTGCAAACAACTCACGCAGTAAATCCATTAATCATATAGACATATCGGAGTGAGACAAGGTCCAGCCAGCCACATCTTCTCTTCCTACCAGTGGTAACACCAAACTCTTTGCCTCTCTGTTGCAGCAATTCTCCAATTTCCTAACAAAGAGTAAGACACATCAGCATGTGGGTTTCTTTGATTTGCAACACATGATGCAGGTCTTTACTTAACATTTTACAATACACAAATTACAATTTACATTGTAAATTACCTTTAAAGTCCTTTCCCCAGTTTTTCACAATGCTGTCCACTTGGATGAAGACAGCAATACAAAATGTTCTTTCTAATTCAAGAGAACAATTTTTAGGCAAACTGCAAAATTTGTTCCTGCTCTAACCTTCTATTCCACAGCAATATCTAAGAAAGTTGCAATCATGTTTGGCAGTCCTGTAAAGCTCAGTCTAGAATCAGAAGATTGAGACATGTAAACACATTGTCACTTACATACCGGCACTTAACCATTGCTAACACTGACTTAATAAAGCTCAGACAAGACACAACCAAGATATTTCACCCATCAGATCACACCTGAGGCTGCAATACTCACATTATCCTGTTCTGTAGGAAAGGCACCAATTCCAACCCTGGTTGTGTAGGCTTTCACCACCCCGTACACTTCCCCGACGTTCTGCGGCGGCATGCCCAGTCCTGTGCACACACCTCCAACTGTGCAGTTTGATGAAGTCACAAAAGGATATGTGCctattaaaaaccaaaacatttggTTTAGGAAATTATTAAAACACTGGGTTTAAGCAGTTTTTTCAAAAAAGTCTAACCTGGTGAGAGACAGTACTTGCACTGCACTTACCTAGATTTTACAACACTCAAAATCAAAACACAcaataaatgtattttacagTCAAGAACACATTAAGTAAGCTCTTAGTTTTGTATGTACATTGTCTGATCCACCTTCATTTGAAAAGGTAGAAATCTTACTACTTCAACTGGTAAAAATGTACTACATAATTCTGAATGATGGCAGTAGGTAAAAAAATGGAGTAAGACACCAGAAAAACATGCCTTGCTTTCTTACACTACATAAACTCACTAATTGAACAATGCAAAAATTGGAAGGGAGACTCTTAAGAAAACAGTATTAAAAGTTTAGAGAATGGAGAtttactatttttaatttttggaggaaaaataaaatacaaactcTACAAACCAATCAGCACATTGTAAGGATAAGAAATTGCAATGAAATGCAGAGTTCTGGAAAGAACAACTTTGTTTGCATAATCAAATGAAAAAAgatcattaaaaaaagaagacgACTGGAATACAGTCTAGTAGTACAGGTCTGTCTCTAGTTAAATATTCAGCTGTCATTGGACTGCAAAGAAGAGACTTGAATATCTCAAAATCCTTAGGTTTATACCTTTTTTTATTAAGTATGGCAAATGAAGCAGAGCGTGCCATACTGCCCCAGCTGAACTGTGAACAAATACTTCAGCCTCACTATAACTGCACATAAGCAAGATACTTCTACCTGTTGTGTCAGActtttttgcatgttttttgATAGGAATCAGCGATAGGTAAGAGAGGAACAACCAAGACAAAAGGAACTAAAAGCGATACAGTTCTTTCAGCAATATAGACATCTGTACAAAGTCAAAAATCCTTCAGAGACTGATCAGTGAGATTTCACAGATTAGCTTCAGGTATCTCAAATCACTCCAGACAGATTCAGGCTTACAGGTGATACGTAACAGCAGTTTGCAAGCATTAATCAGTTTTTAATCTTAGAACGCAGTAGTAAAACTTTTCTTAGTACTGACAGGTGAATATAGCCAGTGGATGTCAAAACCAGAGTCAAGAAAACAGTTGTTACTCGCTTTCACCTCCCAGTCTGATATATTTACATTGCTTTGTCACTACTCTGTGCTTAAAAACACAGAAGACCACACATCCCCAAACCTGCCCCCCCATTCCCAGACAAATGCATACATAAGCTTCATTACAGGCTGCAGGAAAGTGGGATGGACTGCAAACCTGGGGATTTACTATCCTCACAGCCAATAGACACACATTCACAAAACTCACTTCAATATTAAGATTTCTATGCAACAAAGCACAGACAACAGCCTCATTCAGAATGATTAGTAATCAAACTGGCAGCGCCAAACCTTTTGACTAGGGCTTGTCTATTGTTAACACAAGTGCCCAATCCACTGATGGTATCTACCTATGGAGAGCAGATTTTCTCGTGTGTTTGGGTCTcacagcagaggcaggaaaaaaatcaaactaatCTGAACAACTCTGTATGTATTACAGATATACCTGATGTGTTAAAGACTGCCTGCACCTTCTATTTACATGAAATCCAAAATACTCACCATTTACAAGAAAACAACCCCCTTCATAGACTTTTTGCAAATATCTCAGTTTTACATCAAAGATTTCCCTGTGAAAAGTATATCTGAAgacttctttcctctttttttgtcTTGTAAAAAAGGATGTGTCTTCCAATATTCAATTATGAGAGTTTGGTGCTTGTACTTACAGAGACTAACCTAAGAAACATCTTACTCTTAAAATAAGAGGCTTTCAGACTGAGTATGTTTGAAAATGCCCAATACCACAACTCATATTGGTTGAAAGCTGAGTGCATGCCAGTTTCATAATTGTTTTACAGCAGTCTTTATAGGCTTCCATTTCAGGTGTTAGCATCTTCCTAACAATAAAAATGATGCTGTTACAAGGCCAGCAAGATTGAAGAAAAATGTGACAAAATGCAGGAGCCAATCACACAGGCTCACAGAGTGGCAGATTATCTGTCGTTACAACGTAATAACCAAACAATCCTCCCATTAAAGAAAAGCTGCTTCTACTACCTAGAATCTTCTAATTTATTAGCAAACTTACAGTGTTTTAAGAAAAACTGCATAATTTTTAATATCAAATAGATTGGGGTAATCTTTTCAGTCTTTCCTCAATTAGCAATCCAGATTACCAACACTTTTCCCAACAATGTGAAACAATGGAAAACTGAGTGTTATCTAAAGACCCTCTTGAAAAAGCAAGCTGGTTTTTCAAAAGTCAAGAAGTATTTTGCATATATGCTTTGCCTCTCAAAGCTCTCCATTTTTATTCTCAAGTGATTTCCACAGATGTATAAAACAGTGAGTGATTTCATTTACAACTTAGAGATGCTGAAGCAATAGCTACACTCTAAGAGGAGCTACTTGATCTTTAATGACATTCAAATTATTACTCTTGGGAGAATCTACAGCTTTTTGAAATCATTTAATTAACAACCCACTCACCCACCCCTGTATTATTTCCTAGTCATAGAGAGTGCTGttcttccaaaacaaaaacaacttcTGCCATGAGAACAGCTTATCACAGGAGAGTTTATATTTAATGTTCCTTTTTTACAATGCAAGTGTATATCAACATGTGTCTCAAAAAGACCATACCTACCAAAATCTATGTCCAGCAGTGCTGCATTTGCACCTTCAACTAAGATCTTCTTTGGTGGTCCATGTAAAGCCTCATACATGAAATAAACACCATCCCTTACCATTGGTTTTACTTTTTCCATGTAGCCCTGAATAACACAAAAGACTATTGTATAGTATAATTTCATTATGATAAAGGCAGCCAGAGTAGAATTGCTATTGTTCCCTCATAAAAATGCTCATACTCCttttgaagaagaaaagcaaacaaagaaatgTTAAATATGCCACAATGTGAACAAAGGGAGGAAGAATGTGAAATTCAGATTTACACAACAGATATGTACACTCTCCctaagaggaaagaaaaaagggggaaggatgaagaggaaagaaaaatccaaacTTCTGAAAGCCTTAGAAACACTCAAAGCATGAGTATTATCACTGTATTGTATTCAGTCTTTCATTTCCAAGTGTTCGAAATGTCTCCCCCAAAACCTGCATGTAGGGAGTTCAGCTTCTGGCCATCTGCAGCTAACAAATGCACACAACTGTGAGTCATAATTTTTAAGTAAAAGTGAAGTTTTTTATTGGAATTCAGCATCAAATGCCTGAATGCCATTGAGTAGCTGGATGCAAGAAACCAATAATGTTCAGATTATCACTTGGTACACAGCCTTTCTCCATGGGAACACATGGAAGTTCTCAATTTAACAATTTACTCCATGAGAAATGTAACACTTTGCCTTTCGGAGTGGAATCAAGTGCATCAGCATAAGACAGGTAATTTTCTTCAAGCTACAAATATGTGGTGTTTCCACCTTAACAAGGAGTTTCAGATAGTCCATAATCCTGAATTGCTTTAAGTAAACTATAAAGCATTATGAAGTAATCAACTGTAACTGGTTTCTACACCTACAAACTAATAAAAATACAACAATATATGTACAACTGGCTTTACTTAAAGTAAAACAAACAGAAGTGCTAAGAACTCCCATATACTCTACTACAGAGCTGCAAAAATTAAAGGTAGAGAAAGGATGATTTCTTTGGCCTGATTTTCTTAAAGAATTATCATGTAATTGTTTGTGCCCTCCCTGTTCCCCACACACCTCAGTGATTTTAAACAGTGTCATATTTGGTTGACATTTTAagggttaaaaaaaatcacacacagGTTTCTACAAGAAGCATGAATAAAAAGGTTGGGTAGAACAGTAAGACACCTCACAAGATTTTCACATAGCTTGGATGCTGTGCAAATAAAATCTAATGCCAGAGAGGAAACTCTCAACTGTCCCAACCTCAGGGAAAAGATCAAATCAGAATTCATTATTAACCATAAGACTAGTTCGCTGGCAATCAGGCTTCATTAGCTCTGCTGCTAtcaatttccatttttctgtgttgctagacagtatttttttttacgAGCTATTACTTAGAAAAACTATTTACTTCAATTCTTAACTTTCTGAGACAAGGGCTTAACATTCTGCTTTACAATGAAACATACTTCCCCCAGCTACAATCCTGGTTTTTCTCCTAGACTGTATGCTTGAGTAGAAGTAAGTCAAGAAGAAATCACCCCATACAACCCTTTTTCTTAAAATTCAAGTATCTCCCTTGAAAGTAAGTTTTGAAACATAAAACAGGGGCCAAGAGTGTCCTTAAGGATAGCAGCAGACTCTGCAGCACTGATGCACGTGGTTTCCCATGACACAGTCTAACTCCTCACACAAGCACAAGCATCAGTCACACCAAGGGATACACATATCCGTAACTGCACACAGTGATTAGATAACCAGAAAGACAGAAGCAGGCTTACCTTCAGCTTTTCCAATTCCCCTTCAATATCTATTTTCAAGGTAGGATATATTGCTTTGTACTGATTGGCTAACACTTTGAACCTGAAAGGCAAAAATGCTTGACTGagatttctgtttgttttcttcccacCAATCCTTGATTTTTACTGGTTACGTACCTGCAGTTATTTGGTAATTTAACCATTTCAAACAAGGAATTATTATAATAATCATGATTgtataatttaataaaattatacataattttttatttttaaataacttttaACTAAGAAAATTAACAGGAACCAGACATAATTGCTTACACAGGGTACTATCCAGAAACTGAAAACTATCCTTACAACTGTGTACAGTAATTACCTCTCAGAAAAGTCATCAAAATCAGAAACAAGATCGCACATTCTGAGTCCACTTCGAGCTGCCTTTGAAGAATATACTGGACCAATTCCTTTTTTGGTAGTTCCCAGACTTTgaaaagataataataaaaagttATTCATATAAAGGTGTTTTTTCTCTAAAGCTATTCCATCCTTAGCGTAAAATGAAATGCCATTAATTGTGAGCGTGTAACCTTGCTTCaagcatttaaaacaaaagataTTTTTAGGATGCAATCTAGTGTCAGAATATCTCTTTTTATACAAGCAAATATGTTAATCTTCTACATACTTCTGTTTTTAAACCAATAATTTTTTGTACTTTAGTGAATGCTTACATATTTATTTGTACACAATTCTAAAATTTATACTTAAGGAACCAAATGTCAAGAAAATATCCTTCAGTATTATGAACCGAAACTAAGTATCTTCCTAAAAAGCGACGACACAAATAGTATGGATTTTATGTTTGTGTAttagaaatatttcatttcattctAAATACCTCAGCTGGAGCCAGGAAAACAGAAGACACTGCCAAACATCCAAAAGTGACAGAGACGCTCAAAATGCTCTCTATGTTGAGTTCAGACATGGGTTTTCCACTGTAACTGATTCTGAAAAACTGAATTCCTTTTCTTACCCTTACCTGCCCACTCTCCCTGAAAAGCCTTTTCCAGCTTAAGTCCTGATGATATACTATAAAATTTGCTTGCACTGACTTTACTGTGAGAGAAGTACAGCTACTTCAGTCATGCTAAGTAGCTATCAAAATGGAGCCAAACTGTCCTCATAACAAGCAGATTATCAAATACCTTCCCATCATGCTCAATACATTAAGTAACTTTTTAAGGAGAAGTGATCAGGTCTGCAAAATTTTCAGAAGTGTGCTACATGTTGTTAAGCTTAATTGTGCACTTAGTTTTAAAGGGTTTGGGCTCTTACCCCTCTCAATCAGACAGACTCTCCTTCAGTTATAAATTCTGCATATGCAGTGTGTCCCATAGTTCTTCAAACTGCCTTGAAGGCACCATACCACAACTCAGTTCAAGAGGGCCTCCAGGTAAAGTAGGAGGCACAGGTCATATCAAAACTTTATGTTATTGAGTATCACTTGGTATGTGAGCAAAGAGAAATACAGTTCATACTAAGTATATAACTCCGTAGCAGTTTGGATTAGATTCAAAAATATCTTGGAAAAAAACTTAAGTTCTTCCAATTAGACTCAATACCAAGTAACCTCAGGGAGTGATGTTTACCTCCagtccaagaaaaaaaaaaacattgtaaTGAACTTTGCACCACACTGTATCCTCTAACCAGACCAGGACACTGTGGCTTAAACAACTGACTCTAGCCTCCAGCATCCACCCCAATTCACACACTTCACAGGGTTCGtttccatttattttgtttcatcaAGACATAccaattaataaaaaaaattgtcagAAGACTGTACTTATGGAAGCTGAAACAACTGTATAAGCAGAATTCACTGTATTAGATTTTTAGACTAGATTGTATTAGGCTTTTCTATAACCTTTCTGCAAGGGAAGCTACATGATGAGCCTTACTGGTGAAGGTTTCTGAGCTGCATTTGACCAGGCAAAAGCattcaattaaaagaaaaaaataaatttaccaTTTAGAATGGTAATTTTAATGATAATAGTTCAAAGTCTTAGGCACAAAAGAATTTAAACACCAACCATGGCATGTAGTCAATCTGCAGTAAGACATGCTAGCAGACTATTTCAATTCCTTGCCTCCAACAAACAAGAAACCATCTTTTGATAATCCATGATAGCCTGTTCTTAGCCAGCCTGTAGTATTACTTTCCCCATTACAGTTATTTAGCCTTAAAATTTAGGAGGAAATAGGGTAATTTTAACAAGCTTGAAAACTGTATGTTGTAGATCAAGAACTccacagaaagaagaaattcaGCATTTTCAAGAGTGACTTCAGTTATTTTGCTTTGaacataaatattttcctgagttttttaaaagcaaattatttgGGTTTTCCCTAACAATCTTTTACAATAACCAAAAGAGTGGTGCCTTCTCTCAAGTAACTGATTTGAATGACTGTTTTTAACTGTAAATATTGTCACACAGCAATTTTAGCTTGTGCTCCATAAATATTGAAGAACAGCTGATACACAGGGATAATCTCTAATAATGGCTCATTAAAATAAGAATATTCTTCCATATTTATCTATatgttctgtttgctttttaaatccTAAACCAGCAGGTAACAAGAGAGCTGGTACAGCTCAGACAAGTGTGAAAATGATTCCTTgtaaaaatcactgaaaaattATCCCTCTATGGCAATCTCTGTGAAGATACACCCAAATCAGACACTCTCTTCAAGCTTATTATCATGGATCAAACATTTTTCAGATGAGTATGTCTCAATTACTTTTCATCCATGTAATCTCTCTTTTTGGAAGGTCTTCTAAGTTTACTGTTATCTGAGAAGCCCATAGCACTACAGTGCTTCCCAGCTTTAGACAGGTCACTGTTAATTCTGCCAGctttttccccagccccaggaactAGTGAGCTACTAGGAAAGCACAAGTTAACAATAGCAAGATAGTTTCTAAAAGTTTTGAAAGCTTCAGAAAGTGAGTAGCATTCTGTAGAAGACAATGTGAACATCTACATGTACCTCTGGCTTTCAGTTATTGGGAGTTGCCAAAGGGGTTTTTCAATATTCATAAAGAGAAATATATTTATACAGAAACAAATACCTCCAGTAAACAAAACACTGGAAGCAGAAACTAGCAAATTAACAACTAGAAACCTTTTCATAAGGCAGACTATAAAGACAGAGCCCTTTAATTAAGCATATTATCTTTCACTGGAAGATAAAAGTGTAAGAAATAACCCCTGCATAGTCCACATTCAAGAGtcacatggattttttttttaacccactGAGCAAGCAAAACAGAGATTCAATGAATTAAGTGCTGTTTGTACAAAGTCATCCATATTTGACAAAATAAAACTACCTACTTCTTTCCTGCTTGTTCTTGCCTCTGTTGTTCTTGGATGCCATCAGCAGCTTGGTGAAAATCAAAcactaagaaaataaaataacttaAGTTGAAAATTTGTGTGAAACAAATCATAACAGCAATGATTTCTTCAGACCAACTCTGTTTACCAATGTGGAAAATAAATATACACCCTGAAGAAAGGCAAATAAAACTAGAggggttttttcttcccttttgcaTTTTCCACAGGGAAGAGTTCTAAGTTTTTTcaaagactttttaaaaaaagtgttTATTTTGTAGAATATTTGCAAAGTGAGTATGCATGTCCCACAGAAGAACTAAGCCATTTTGGCTTTGTAGTGGCCCCAAAGAATGTATGGATAAACGAATTAAAAatgtagtttaaaaaaaatcctggaaatagaatacagtaaaaaaaaggTCATACTGCTAAAATTCAGGTGAGACCTGAAAGTTAACATTCTCACCTATTTTACAGATTTCTTAAACAATTTTAGGCAACATCAATTAAAACACATTTGAAAATAGAAAAGCCCCCACCAATGTCTGCTATATCAACAGAAGTCAACTTCATAAGCCCCGATTGTTTTTAAGCATTATATTGTTATTAATTATAAAGATTATGCAGAGTATCCCTTGTATCAATACTCTGTCTAccataaaagaaacaaaaaaccaaaacagaacaacAAAACTCAAAAGACATGCAAACGTCCACGCCCCCATTCCCCCACATCCCAAAAATCTTACAAGACTCATGTCAAATACAAAGATTGGTGGGCTGGTGCACAGCTTATAGGCTAGCAGAATTAATTCAACTGGTTTTCTTAAGCACTATTTCCTGAAAGTTAAAAACTATCTACACTGCACAGGAAAGAGCCATATAATAAGTATGTTAGTCTCTCCAGAACAAAGAGTGGTTTTCCTGTTTGCCTTACCAATTTGGCTTTGTGTTTATTTCCAGGCATTCCCACATTTTAAAGAATTACATCATGCCCAGCAGTGTGAACCTACCTTTAGCTGATCTGTTGTTAGAGACTATTCATAGATCAATACCCATTTTAGAGAAGACATTTTTATCATGGTAACAGACTTTCAAATTGTCATCAAAACTTTCAAAATAGAGGCATTATGAAAGCTCATTTCTGTGAGGACGTTGAATGATTATGAGTGACAGCAACTGGTCCTTTTTATTCACAATCTGTTTAATTATGAAAAATTCACAGCACTGCCATTGCAATATAATCACCACAGAACAGTTTTTCTAGTAATTGAGCAATTTCCAAATAATTCACCTAGAGAATTATCAGAAAAGATACTGGTAACTTAAAAACAATTACTCAACTATTTCAATCTCATTAGTTACTCCAAACTAAAAACATATTTACTCTGAAATAAATGTCAGTAAGTTCACTCACTAAACTATTCCAGATTGgtgtaaaaaacaaaacaagcaaaaccaaagaaagTGAAACCAAAAGCAAAACTGTTTTTCCCCTGTGTTACAAGCTTTTATTTTATCAAGTCCTAAACAGTTTGCATCTTCAGAAAATTACACCAGAGGCAGCAATAATGTTATAATATCTAAAGAGCTAATCTAAAGGATGAATTTATGCCATAAAGATGCAGAGGGAGTGGTACAGGAAGAGTGTCTGAAGCTCTGTGTTGGTGGATTGGACTCAATACTATTTCACTTCAGGCTTTGAACTGCAGTGCTGGCTCAAGCATAGGCTGGATTCAGTGGAGAATGATGAGCTGCTCTCAAGGAGGGCAGCCATTCCCTTCATCCCTAGAGAGTCCTTGCCACAAAACCTCCTCTAGGAAGCAAGTGGCAAGGAGAGGGGTAGGGAGATCATGAGCTTCAAGTCACACCAGGTCACCTCTTTTCCCAGCAGAACCGTTACTGTGAGCAGCGCCACTTTACACCAAAAGGGGAACGAATCCTGAGTCAAGTCACTCTCAATGCTTTCTGactgctctgtgcttttcaTTTGACTTGGAAAGTGAACCACTTTCCTGCCTAGGTGATGCCTATGGAATaggatttaaaaaacaaaatcactaGAACATAAACCTGGGAGGATTCCgagtgaattttttttctaggaCCTTCAATAAATCAAAGCAACCCAGGGAGACCTAATCCAAAGAAAAGTACCTATATAAGGAGATGGCTAAAAATTATCACACTTTTACTGCCACAAAAAGTccataaaaagcaaaaatgcataaaaccaaaaaccaaacaaaaaaccaaacaaaaaaactccaccaaaaaacaaaccacaaacagGAACTTACCAATATGAGCCCTGTCAGAAATTAttagtctcttttcccagccttctAGTCCTTTAAAGGCAAAATGAAATAGTTTAAATTATGTTTTGTATAGCATTTTTGTCTTCTGATGTATAAAGTATAAATACTCTTCATGCTTAGACCTCAGTCAATCTATTTTAAGACTGAGCAATCacattacagagaaaaaaagaagtaatttcAGTAATTAAAACTTGGCATCAACCTATTAAGCTGAGAAAATCAGACTTATTCTGAAGAAGAATTCAAGCTACTAGCTCTTCAATTTTAGCAAACAATTAGTAGCTCTTttggttctgaataatctaaacCATTGTTTTTTCCCGTTTCTAGTAGCCTGCTGCCAAGCATAGCTATAGACATAACATGAAGTATCCAAAAACTGAGTTCTGAATCAAGAAGTGATTACCAGAGCACCCCTTTACATTAACATGGTCAAAGTGTACACCAATATTCTAAGAAGTAAAATGACTTTCAACAGGTTAACACGCTTAAAAAGCCATTTTCACTTCTTAAATTCACTTTTttaagcaaagaaaaatgtctGCAGACAATTCTGATTTAGATTATATTCTGAAACTGTACAGAGATTCCTTTTATCTGCCTTCCCATGAGGGCTCTGGCACTTACAGCAAGACTACTGTCAGAAAGCAACAGCTAAAAGGAGTTGTGGAAAAATACATTGTATGTAACCTCTACAGAGGTATCCTCCATCTAAATAATTTGAGTAGTGTGCCACAAACTATTTTA
This sequence is a window from Zonotrichia albicollis isolate bZonAlb1 chromosome 3, bZonAlb1.hap1, whole genome shotgun sequence. Protein-coding genes within it:
- the ADSS2 gene encoding adenylosuccinate synthetase isozyme 2, which encodes MAEHGGPGIPNGECAARRPGNRVTVVLGAQWGDEGKGKVVDLLAQDADIVCRCQGGNNAGHTVVVDAVEYDFHLLPSGIINPKVTAFIGNGVVIHLPGLFEEAEKNLKKGKGLEGWEKRLIISDRAHIVFDFHQAADGIQEQQRQEQAGKNLGTTKKGIGPVYSSKAARSGLRMCDLVSDFDDFSERFKVLANQYKAIYPTLKIDIEGELEKLKGYMEKVKPMVRDGVYFMYEALHGPPKKILVEGANAALLDIDFGTYPFVTSSNCTVGGVCTGLGMPPQNVGEVYGVVKAYTTRVGIGAFPTEQDNEIGELLQQRGKEFGVTTGRKRRCGWLDLVSLRYVYMINGFTALALTKLDILDVFPEIKVGVAYKLDGDSIPHFPASHEVLNKVEVQYKTLPGWVTDISNARTFDDLPVNAQNYVRFIETELGVPVKWIGVGKSRESMIQLF